The DNA sequence TCTCCATGACTGGATTGTaggatttttgttctgtttgtatttGATCGTGCATTATTATTATGGGAAAACTTACCTTAGGGTTGTATTACTTTGACTAGAACAAAGTTAAAATACATTGAATTCTCAtagagataattattttttggattaTAATATTGAGTTCATTGGTTGGGTCACTCCCATTATATTTGATGACTGATTTATGAAGTATCAGCACTTAGAAAATGATTGTCAAGGTTGTTGTATTATCCGAAGTTTCAAAAGTAGAAATATTGtgtattttctatttgaaaTCAGCTTTTGAGAACACTTCCACAGATACAGCTTTATAATAGTAATTCTTGTACAGTTATACCAGCATGCAGTACTAGGGTGCGAGGAAAAGGAGGTCAGTTTTGTGCTTGTCCTTCGGGAAGGCTGTAGCTTGCATCTGTTAGCCCAAGAATCACAGCTCTGTTATCCCTCAGGCAATATAAAAAAtagaatccactagccccatAGCTTATATGAATTGTGTAGTTGGTTAATACAAATAATTCATTTACTAGGAGAAGAGTTGGAACGACACACTCCTGCAGTAGAAAATGGCCCAATTGAGGGAGCAAGCAACGTGCAGGAAACACAGCAACCTCTTCCAGAAGTAAATAGTAGTAGCCACTTAGAAGATGACCGCCTAATTGCTAGAGCAAGGGCAGTTGGTGTGGACTATGAGTTTACAAAGCCTGGTGAAGTGGAAACGGAGGAtgacagaagaaaaagacagtggcgaaaccaaagaagaatatcagaacaagagaaaaggttgcGTGAAGTTGTTGGAGATCTACCACCTCCTCCACCAGCAGGGTCAAGTCAGCAAGAAGATAATGCCTACAGAGCTATTCGTGCATTTGAGGTGGAGCAGATGACTtatgcattctttttttgtgaggTCTGCAAGGAAAGGCGACTGGAGTGCAAGGGCACGAGAAACATGTGTACTCGCTGCAGAAGAGATAAGGTGCCAAAAGTTTGGTCAGGTGAGAATAACATGGATCCAATGGCTGTTCCTGAGATTTTGTCTAACATGTCAGACGCTGAACAGATGCTGATAGCCAGGCTAGCACCCACTGTGCATGTGCACCTGCTGAAGCATGGAGGTATTGCCTCAAAGGGACATTGCATTGCTTTCCCACAGGCTGTGCAAGAACCGGCCACTATTCTTCCACGCCTACCAGCAGAGGTGGATATCATACGcgtgagaagacaaggaaaagATGATACCCATAAGGACTTCAGGGTTAGAAGACACCATGTTGAAGGAGCCCTTCGTTAGCTCAAGGACAACAATCCTGCTCACggtgatgttgttattgatGGCACTCGCATAGAGAATTTACCAGAAGATGGTGAGTTGCCCAATTTGAGGACTGTTGAGTTCTCTGAGACAGAACGCATAAACGACCAAGGCCCTGCACCACAACAATTGGATGTTGGGGAAACAGACAGTACTGATGACTCAACAGTCTCTGGAATTATTCTTCCTGAGCCGGGAGTGAATGTGCAAGCACAAGAAGAAGCAGCCATAAATGAAGTTGTTTCTGAATCTAGGGAAGGTGAAGCTGGAGAAACACAACGAAATGTGCAACGACCAGTGATCCCGTGGCCGACCACGAGCACAACACCAGCATCGGAGTTTACCACTCCCTATTTTTTTACCATGGCATTTCCTTGCTTGTTTCCCTATGGAAAGGGTGATTTCCACATAAACCGTCCTGTGACGTGTCCCACACTGCATGACTGGGCAGAGCACCTGCTGTGGTACCAAGACGGAAGACGGATGGTTGCGAAGAGGAAGAGTATGCAGCTAGACTTAGTCAGTGGGCGGATCAAACCTTTGCCATGACAGCATTACATCCAGCTGGCAATGACGAAGAACGGCAGCCGAGAAAAGACCTCTGCCCACCACCTGAGGGAACGGCTCAGCCCATATCAGATGATAGGGATCCGTTAGTTAAGATGCTAATGCAAATAGCTGCAACACAAGATGCAATACTGGAGGATCATTTGCTTTTAGTAAACCGGGTTGGACTCCACAGTTGCTCTGATTACTGCTTGAGAACTCCTCGCCATCCGGAGCAAGGATTGCAGCCGAGAGAACGTGTATGTCGGATGGAGTTTGGAAGCGAGTTCTGcccagggaaaaaaattcatggtAGTCGGGAAATTGTGGAAGATCATAATGGAGCACCCCGCCTAGAGATGCCACGTGACCATCCACGTGTGGTTCAGCATTCTCGTTATCAGCTACAATCATGGAGAGCAAATGGGGATGTAAGCTTGATTCTTTCCAATTCTCCTCCAGATAATCCGAGTACAGATGATATCATTGCCATAATTGACTATGTGTGTGGATATGCTTGCAAAGATAGCGAACCCGCTGGTGCAACTTCTGATCTCTTTAAGGACATGGTGAATGCTGTTGATGCAGGTGATGCAGACCAAGTGACAGGCAAGTCAATGTGTGCTAAGATGCTGATAAAGACGGTAGGAAGACGAGATATCAGTGGACCGGAGGCAGCTCACAGCTTTCTTGGAGTACGAACAGGTGGAAGGTCTTGCAATGAGTTGACTGTACCTACAGGTCCcttactagagaaaattcaaaaaaaagtGCGAAAATCTGAAAGTTCTGGTTGGTGATGAACGATCAATGTTTGGACGCACAACAATGGGCTGGATGGAACAGCATGCACGTTATGCAATCAACAAAGGAGCCAATGCAGATGAGTTATGGGGAGGGATTCCTGTTGCAGTGTTTATGGGAGATGTTCAGCTTCCTCCTGTGTGTGACACCCCCGTGTCTATCTCAGATTGCCGTAGTGCACCATCTAACCATGGTCGCTTGGTTTGGACAATGTTTGATAGTGCTGTTGAGCTTACTCAGATTATACGGCAGAATGAATCTGAGCAACAGCTGAGAGATGTGCTGATGTCACTAAGGAATTATGCGACAACACCCCAGCAAATCCATTGGCTACAACAGTTTAAATGGCACAATCTCCGCATGTCGCATGGCCCGGAACTCCTTACTAGGATGGATGAGCAAGGTCTGTACGTATTTCCCATGCACCGTCTTGAATGGCAGCGTAATAAAACAAAGCTGCTTGAGTGTAACAGACAGCCAAACCACCCAGTAGCAAAGATCAAGACAGTTCACAATGGCAGACATGCAGTGGATGCTGACAGTAATAAGGCGGGGGGATTATTACCTCTACTGTATCTTTGCTGTGACAGCAAAGTAATGCTGGTAGTTAACTTAAAGGCTGATTGGGGTTTGTACAATGGGGCAGTAGGCACAGTCGTAGACATTGTGTACAAAAAGATGGCCGCAGACCTACTGATGATCCTGCTCCAGTACCTGATGTGGTTCTGGTGAGGTTTCCAGGATATGGGGGGCCACCGTACATTAATGAAGATCCGACAGTTGTGCCAATTGTACCAGTAAGTCGTTCCACTGAATGCACATGCCGATGCAAGCGTCTGCAGGTTCCATTGCCACTGGCATGGGGAACAACAATCCACAAATGCCAAGGGATGACTGTGGGTGCCGGAGAAGCATTCAGGTATGTAGTGGTTCACCCCGGGGACCATGGCTTTGAAGCCAGAAACCCAGGAACTCTGTTTGTGGCATTGTCAAGAGCAAAATCAGCTGGTGGGGAAGGAAGAGATcctgattttgcttttcatgAAGATGTACTGATAAACAATGACAGATTCAGACCTGTGGACACTCCAACTACAAGAGCTAGAGCAGTGGAGATTGAGAGACTGCATGTCTTAGCAACTCAGTGTCGGCAGTGAAGGGTGTTAGCACCAACATATAGGGAGGAAACCTTTCTCAGACTCGTAGAGTGGGCTCAATCACAAAGTCATCATTGAGACAATGCTGAATTAGTTGGATCATAAGTGTCTGATCTATGTGTTTTTCAAATACTCCATCTGGCTAACTCATAATTACCCTGACAATAGCCAATGATGTGGTGATGTTTCATTTCAAATGAAGGGCTGACGCCTGTTTTGCTGTAGTCGAtctaggtgactgaggaccttagtggtcatgcataacaataAAAGGACCGTTATGCTGTAATTGGTCTAGGTGACCGAAgaccttagtggtcatgcataacaaatgAAACGGCTGTTgtgctgtaatcggtctaggtgaccGAGGACCTCAGTGGTCATACATAACAAATTAGTGAAGGACCGTtatgctgtaatcggtctaggtgactgaggaccttagtggtcatgcataacaaatgAAACGACTGTTgtgctgtaatcggtctaggtgactgaggaccgtagtggtcatgcataacagatGAAAGGAATGTTATGCTGTAATTGGTCTAGCTGACCGAGGACCTTACTGGTCATGCGTAACAGATGAAAGGACTGTTAcgctgtaatcggtctaggtgactgaggaccttagtggtcatgcataacaagtGAAACATCATTATATCTTGTGGTCATGGACAACTAATagctttgttactctgttttcaGCCTGTGTGACAGAAAAGATGAAGTAGTTATTTGGTGTGGCCTTCTCTATTTAAAGAGCTAACTTAAACTGTATGGAGTACGTGTTTGTCAGGCTGCACCATGGTAACTGTATTAAGAAACAGCCCAGTTGAAGAACAGCCAAGGAGTTTTAAAAGGTACTGCtgtcatctttttttcttagccCGGCGACACGAGTGAAGGTGGTCCCTTCATGATACCCCCGCCCTTTTGAGCGGCTAATACGGGGCGAGATCTTGTAAAGATCTTCAAAAATGCCTCGGGGGACCGGGAACCCTCTTGTTTGTCCAGCAACCTGTCTTCTTTAAGAGTAGGATGACAAGACAAATAAATGTAGTAAGTAAGATAGGGGGACATTTGAGAACAACTAAACTAAATGAACTACAATAGTATAGAAACCTGCAAGAACCTGCACTTTCCCAAATTAGTGAATATGGGAATCAGCTAAAATAAAAGCCTTTAGGTTGTTTTACGTTGTAGCTAATgccaaaattttatttacttgaaTCCAGTCTATTCCTTTTTCTCTCCAACAACAATGATATATTAAGAAACATTGTTattatagctggaaatttctttccAACTATGTGCACACTCATTGGTTATTTCAATGTCAcctgacatctaacaatgaaacttttTGGTGCCAATATTCTCTAAGCAGGCAACATCGCAAAAATCATTCacatcagagggtaacagtgcactattACCCGTGAATGACCAACAACTGACATTCCAgggaggtttaatgaatttccatgcagctataaattttttaaaatattaacatcACAAATCACTTGAAGACTTGGCCCATGGGAAACAGTTAATCTTGTTTTCCAAGAATCTAAATATTTCCCAGCACCATTCTCATTAGTTACTTCGAGGTTACATGACATCTAACTGTTTCCCACCACAATCTCTGAGGAATTGCCAGGCTAATTGACCAGCTGCTGTGGAAATTGGAGGATGACTATATGAATGGTTAGGTACGTTAGGTACAGTGCCAAAGTTGCATTGATAACTGTGGTGATCTTCCctgaatttatttcttcattctgcATTTCCAGTATATGAAATTAATGTAATTATTATACCATATATAACTTTGTTGTGTGAATTCACCTCGGATAAGTTAATCTTTTCTTGTGCTGTTTTAAAGTTATagagttttagttttagtttcaacTTTTAAGACCTTTTCCTTTCCTGCTCTTTAAACCTTATCTAACTACGTTGTACTTTTTTCGTAGTTTTCTTTgactcctcttcttcttttgtcGGGAGTGGgttgcggctacacgtaggctagaCTACATCCCGATACCGACTGGGGGGTATCAGTATTTGCAACGTGGTTATATCGTATTGTGTACCAGTGTGAATAAAAcgatcttcatcatcatcattattatcgttattatcaTTGTAATGAAatcgggagcttcgcttttaggcttggctaaatctatatattaatgatgcaaagccaccaccaaagtgaattttgctcgaatttgatgtatcacgaagtCGACCCCTgccaggcgggttaccccaccttgaaacgtttacatggcaaaatttgaccccggctgagagggtaacCCGGTGTCTGgtagaccgggctacccgccttggcggcacctatcatgtaaacgtgatcaaattaaaatgagatatTACATTGACAGGCGGGTTACACCACCTAagcgagttacctcacctacctgggttcccccaccttcatgtaaacaggccctaataaACAGGTCTTGTTCCCGTTCGAACTTGTGAATAGATAagttcagatggaggctaacggcctgtttacatggagctGGGGGGACCCCAGCTAGGTGAGGTAACCGGCTTTGGTAGGGTAACCCGCTGGGGTccctcacctccatgtaaacaggcccttagcatctaaaaaaaatgcgtcttcacttttttaattcagcggtcatagctaGCTCGGACCTGGACTATTTTGGGGCGCCTTTAATGCACTATCATGCGAGTAAACTGGACCATAAATCCTGGTAACGATCATTGCAAGGATGGTACCCGCCCTTATGACTTAGCTTTTCCATTCCATAGTCTGAAATTTAATCGCAAACTTTTAATTCCAGAATCCAAAATactttttcattatcattttaAAGTTTATACTGTCGTCTCTGGTAGCATTTCTTATCGATTTCTACTCGTCTTCTTTAACTGGAAAAGCGAATATACGTCATTACGGTTATGGAATTGATGAGATCATCCAcgaagaaaataattattggtTGCGCGGTTAAGATTGTTTATTATTTGGGTTCCTTAGCTAGGATGGGGTTGCAAAAGAGAAAGTTCCTAATTCAGACGTCCAGAGGTTAGCATCACTGTGTCTGCTTCAGCAGTAATGTATATGGATTGTATGCACGCGGTGATGCTGAAGCCTGTCTCAGTTCATTTCACTTTTATCTCAGGTTATGGCTAccttatttagtaaaaaaatgtcgaacattaaaaatacatatatatttcgAATGTGTTTGTGAATAGATTACATACTAATTTAACAGAAGCCTTGGCCATGTTTTAGAGGCTATATTACTTTCTTGGAATGCGCAATTACCCAGCCCGGTCGCCTTCCATATATGTCCTTTACTTTAAATAGAGGTATTGCGTAATGGGATTTAAGAGAGGCTACATGCTGTCTTGGCATGAAATACTTCCTAAACTTTCCTGCCTTTGACCAGCTGTGTTCAAGTTTCACTCGAACGCCTTTAAGTCTCATAATACCCTTCTTTGAGTTGCTGTTAGTTCGAAGGACTACACAGGAGTAACCATGTTGCTGTTCTCGTATTTTCTATCTTTTTCCTTATTATGCCATCAAACAGGTTAGTGCGTAGTacaaagtttgaatttgaataGCTGAAAGGACTCGTAACTATCAACCACATGCACTATTTCAACACCCCTCATTAACAGACCCAGTGAaacctacgttcttcggcatattcgtttgcggtcctttgcagtcctttgtggttaatgtttgtaccaGTGAAACCCTATCCAATGGTTTATTTAGTCTAACCAGTGAAAATTTAGCCTCCCCCGATACCCGACGAATAGTTTGTTTCCACCCGGCTGATTTTTTGCGTCCCCGCtcattttctattattatttctagacGACCATATATTTCATTGTTcatatttgtttaaaagaagcaCAGATATAAAACATTATaaccatttaaaaaaatacggAGGGTACAGGTAATCAATCTGGCATAAAAAAGTGTAAATCATTTAGTTCTTCTAGATAAGCAATAATCTTAAGTAAAAGGTGTTCAAAGTTGCAGTAAAGATGTAAGGCCTGTCACCCCTTTCCACTTTTATGGGAAGTacacaactaagaagaaaaacCTGGTAGAAAATAAACCAATCCAGTGACGTTTTCTCTGAGCCCAGTGAAAATATAGATTACTCAAGCATGTTAAGGCATGGCTTgtggctaatttgcataaaaatcttATATGAAACCTCAGAAAAAGCGATAACCTTAATTTTCCTGTAAGGTAAGAAATCAGATATCTGTGTCACGTGACCACTTATGGTCAAGTCCAGGAAAGAAAAGAGAACTAAAAATGGGGTGGCGAGATGCCACACAGTATATATTAGATACAGTATTTTTGCTAATGTATCATCATTTCTCGCTTGAATCTGCCCGGAATGGTTGAGTCACGCATTTATTCAATTACTAATTAAGCAAAATAGGTCATGTgaacagcaagtggtaacgttgcgAGTATGCGCGAGCCGCTGGACGGAAGTTTGCGGTGGTATTGGATCGCAGCGAATGCAGCAAAGAAAACTGGcgcctcttttaaaaattaccatcgTCTTAGTCATCTGTTCTATCTTTGTGGAGTGCAGATCAGACAAAGTCTTCTTTGTAATATGCAAGATTGGTCTCAAGGCTAATAAAGCGCAGatcattcacaattttgcgcggtttgtggtccatgagtgattattgtttcgtgttttggcTTGCGCGCGGACACGTCGATGGGGTTCTGTGTAACAGCTGCAAAACTGCTCTATTAAACACTGGATTACTGGGAAAAAATCTCTTCATGTAAGTTGACCCAGCACAAAACGTCCGACGCTTACGATTTGAATAaaacgctgtgaaaaaaaattctaaatgctaGTCTGTTTATATAGTCATAACTGCTGTTCTTGCGACAATCCCCTTGCAATAATACGATTTCACGTCAGTTATGGTTCAGGAACGCCCTGTTTTTCAGAGATGTGCAACCTTACTGCagtgattacttttcagagataCCCCATCCTAACCACCAGTGGCCAAAGCAGGTGCAGTGCCCTAATTCTACgactgataaaatttcaaagatatcccACCCAGGGTTATGAAATtgtatgtttccttttttgactaGATGATATAAAACTAAAGACTCAAACTCTAGAAATGACATCTATTAAATCTATGTGATGCCTTAACTTATTCAGGGGTGTAGGCACAATTTTGTAATATGGAGGCTCTTGACTCCAAGATGCCCCTTACACTTCTAAGATAAAGAATTAGATGAGCCAAAACAGGAGTGTGGTACAAGATGTTTCATATTACAGATGTGTTTTATTGAGGTAACCCtaaccatgaaaaatccttccctttactccccacacttctacatactagaaaattgcaaatatgcacacaacagtgaaaatacttaaaatagtaAAGATCATAGTCATATCTAAAACCGCATTTTCTCTCTGAGATATTAAAGTGAATTTTCTGGTTCTGGTACTTCCATGCTTgcactcatttttgcttttcgTAAATTTTGCTGTTGGTATTTTCTACTgcacatgtgttaattattGAAGATATAACTAATAAGGCCTAGCTCCCTTGACTAGCCCATATCTGTTTGCTGCCAAGTTCTTATgatttgaagattaaaaaattgaaaatgagagaaaattagTTCTAACGTttccttttcattcaatttcaacatGAGGAGAACTTAAGGATCTTAAAGcctgatatttataaagtctCAGTTTATGGTAGCTTCAAGTGAGCCAGTGTATGACtcattaaaattaaagcttgtGTGTGTGTCTTCTGGGGCACCAAGGCTATTTGATGCAGTTCACGATGGAGTGACAGACCCTTCACATTCTGCAGACAGCATAGGGTTAAATAAGAAACAGATAGTCGCCATTTTGTAACAGCTTTGCTATGGCTTGAGTGAAAAGTGCGACTGGTTTAAATGTGACGATGCAGTTGTCCTCAATGACTATCACCTGAATCAACAAGGTTTAGTGCTGAGCATCTCTTAGGGAGCTCCTGCAACAGgcaaaaggcaaatgaaatttttcaaaacttgTCATCTTGCGACATCAGGAGCATCAATGAGCTTGTTTCAGAGGCAATTTTACATAAATTGCAACTTGTGCAGCCTATGATATATGACTATATACCGGTACACTGCTACAGTGTATACACAGCCAAACCGACATTGGCAATCCAAGTGCTCCTAAATTCATGTGCACAAACTCTGAATGAAACCCAGAGTATCAAGAGATCTATTTCTATCGGAGAGTGAAAAGTTACCCCTATGGCATTTAGTTGTTGCCCACAACTAGCGATACCCCTTTAGATATTCAGGATTTCTAAAGTGTCATGGATAAGAATTCATGAAGGAAACAAATCTTTTGGatagaaaaggaataataacattTGATTTTTGTAAGTGTACAAATACATGGTATGTGATGAAGCTAATTCTTATGTGGATGCCAATGTAAGGAATCAAATACAAGGATTTCATGTCCAGTGTTGTCTGTACTTCAA is a window from the Porites lutea chromosome 10, jaPorLute2.1, whole genome shotgun sequence genome containing:
- the LOC140949626 gene encoding uncharacterized protein, whose protein sequence is MEEVPGSIVTYTEEEINTFKDHIVPENTKKSTPLAFILNRAIEEHESEQEQSHSAGEELERHTPAVENGPIEGASNVQETQQPLPEVNSSSHLEDDRLIARARAVGVDYEFTKPGEVETEDDRRKRQWRNQRRISEQEKRLREVVGDLPPPPPAGSSQQEDNAYRAIRAFEVEQMTYAFFFCEVCKERRLECKGTRNMCTRCRRDKVPKVWSGENNMDPMAVPEILSNMSDAEQMLIARLAPTVHVHLLKHGGIASKGHCIAFPQAVQEPATILPRLPAEVDIIRVRRQGKDDTHKDFRVRRHHVEGALR
- the LOC140949627 gene encoding uncharacterized protein, which produces MTALHPAGNDEERQPRKDLCPPPEGTAQPISDDRDPLVKMLMQIAATQDAILEDHLLLVNRVGLHSCSDYCLRTPRHPEQGLQPRERVCRMEFGSEFCPGKKIHGSREIVEDHNGAPRLEMPRDHPRVVQHSRYQLQSWRANGDVSLILSNSPPDNPSTDDIIAIIDYVCGYACKDSEPAGATSDLFKDMVNAVDAGDADQVTGKSMCAKMLIKTVGRRDISGPEAAHSFLGVRTGGRSCNELTVPTGPLLEKIQKKVRKSESSGW